One window from the genome of Paramisgurnus dabryanus chromosome 24, PD_genome_1.1, whole genome shotgun sequence encodes:
- the LOC135721231 gene encoding uncharacterized protein isoform X1 — MLIVFVFLSFCFTSLNGVVGDEVKSVSVTEGDSVTLHSNITEILSAHLILWKTQGSLIARINREANKTSIYDEDFDGRFRDRLQVNNQTGDLIITNITTQHTGLYQIIITSKLMLSHTFNVTVYARLPVPVITTQNSSSSETSSCVFVCSVLNVRDVSLSWYKGNSVLSSISVSDLNISSISLHLKCLNDSYSCVVNNTISNQTQHLNVTDVCQKCSDCVGRLVVSALVVVWLLLLFPFMKCIEIVVEMRRRKDQSNHQTITEKL; from the exons ATGTTAATCgtgtttgtttttctctctttctgctTCACTTCTCTGAATG GTGTTGTTGGTGATGAAGTGAAGTCAGTGTCAGTGACGGAGGGAGATTCTGTTACTCTACACAGTAATATTACTGAAATACTGAGCGCTCATCTCATACTATGGAAAACTCAAGGGTCTCTCATAGCCAGAATCAATAGAGAAGCCAACAAGACATCAATATATGATGAAGATTTTGATGGGAGATTCAGAGACAGACTGCAGGTGAATAatcagactggagatctcaTCATCACAAACATCACAACTCAACACACTGGACTTTATCAAATAATCATCACCAGCAAGCTGATGTTGTCACACACATTCAATGTTACTGTCTATG CTCGTCTGCCCGTTCCTGTCATCACTACGCAAAACTCTTCATCATCAGAAACATCATCATGTGTCTTTGTGTGTTCAGTGTTGAATGTGAGAGATGTGAGTCTGTCCTGGTACAAAGGAAACAGTGTATTGTCCAGCATCAGTGTGTCTGATCTCAACATCAGCAGCATCTCTCTTCATCTGAAGTGTCTGAATGATTCTTACAGCTGTGTGGTGAACAATACCATCAGTAATCAGACTCAACATCTCAACGTCACTGATGTCTGTCAGAAGTGTTCAG ACTGTGTTGGTCGATTGGTCGTCTCTGCTCTGGTGGTTGTGTGGCTACTGTTGCTGTTCCCGTTTATGAAATGTATAGAAATTGTAGTGGAGATGCGCAGAAGAAAAGATCAAAGTAACCATCAGACCATCACTGAGAAATTGTAG
- the LOC135721231 gene encoding uncharacterized protein isoform X2 produces the protein MLIVFVFLSFCFTSLNGVVGDEVKSVSVTEGDSVTLHSNITEILSAHLILWKTQGSLIARINREANKTSIYDEDFDGRFRDRLQVNNQTGDLIITNITTQHTGLYQIIITSKLMLSHTFNVTVYARLPVPVITTQNSSSSETSSCVFVCSVLNVRDVSLSWYKGNSVLSSISVSDLNISSISLHLKCLNDSYSCVVNNTISNQTQHLNVTDVCQKCSAISRGFFLQPRKATRFHTFI, from the exons ATGTTAATCgtgtttgtttttctctctttctgctTCACTTCTCTGAATG GTGTTGTTGGTGATGAAGTGAAGTCAGTGTCAGTGACGGAGGGAGATTCTGTTACTCTACACAGTAATATTACTGAAATACTGAGCGCTCATCTCATACTATGGAAAACTCAAGGGTCTCTCATAGCCAGAATCAATAGAGAAGCCAACAAGACATCAATATATGATGAAGATTTTGATGGGAGATTCAGAGACAGACTGCAGGTGAATAatcagactggagatctcaTCATCACAAACATCACAACTCAACACACTGGACTTTATCAAATAATCATCACCAGCAAGCTGATGTTGTCACACACATTCAATGTTACTGTCTATG CTCGTCTGCCCGTTCCTGTCATCACTACGCAAAACTCTTCATCATCAGAAACATCATCATGTGTCTTTGTGTGTTCAGTGTTGAATGTGAGAGATGTGAGTCTGTCCTGGTACAAAGGAAACAGTGTATTGTCCAGCATCAGTGTGTCTGATCTCAACATCAGCAGCATCTCTCTTCATCTGAAGTGTCTGAATGATTCTTACAGCTGTGTGGTGAACAATACCATCAGTAATCAGACTCAACATCTCAACGTCACTGATGTCTGTCAGAAGTGTTCAG CAATTTCTAGAGGATTTTTTCTTCAGCCAAGGAAAGCTACGAGATTCCACACTTTCATCTGA